One genomic region from Arthrobacter pigmenti encodes:
- a CDS encoding FAD-dependent monooxygenase: MPDVVVVGGGPVGLLAGILLAQAGVDVRVLERRTSRSNHSRAIGIHPPALDALEAAGVAEQLIAEGVRIQGGVARSRGRRVAELSFDCVPGRHRYVLAIPQEQTERILAERLAQLAPDALQRGTAVESVHDLGGDVLTLTSAGTYRSRLVIGADGARSTVRDAAGIRAPVRPYADAYVMGDFADTTGDGSTAALYLEPDGIVESFPLPGSVRRWVVRMPALVDSPTATTVARLVADRTGVTVNPHSNTMLSSFGVRRRIAGRFVRGRIALIGDAAHEVSPIGGQGMNLGWLDAGQLVPLIVASLAGRDVGLELRRFNSERRRAAVVASRQAHVNMLLGRPMPPSLLSARNRILGRVAGIPAVHDAVARTFTMH; this comes from the coding sequence GTGCCTGACGTCGTCGTCGTTGGTGGTGGGCCCGTAGGACTGCTTGCGGGAATCCTGTTGGCGCAGGCCGGGGTGGACGTGCGGGTGCTGGAACGCCGGACTTCACGGAGCAATCACTCCCGTGCGATTGGCATTCATCCGCCGGCGCTGGATGCGTTGGAAGCGGCAGGCGTTGCGGAGCAGCTGATAGCGGAGGGTGTCCGGATTCAGGGCGGCGTGGCGCGCAGCAGGGGACGGAGGGTCGCCGAGCTATCCTTCGACTGTGTTCCGGGCAGGCATCGCTACGTACTGGCGATTCCGCAGGAACAAACCGAGCGGATTCTCGCCGAGCGCCTTGCCCAACTCGCACCGGATGCGTTGCAGCGTGGAACGGCGGTGGAATCCGTGCACGACCTCGGGGGCGACGTGCTCACCCTCACCTCCGCCGGAACGTACCGTTCGCGGCTGGTGATCGGAGCCGACGGCGCGCGCAGCACAGTCCGCGACGCCGCGGGGATCCGGGCTCCCGTGCGGCCGTACGCGGATGCCTACGTGATGGGGGATTTCGCGGACACCACCGGCGATGGAAGTACGGCGGCGCTCTACCTCGAGCCGGACGGGATCGTGGAGTCGTTTCCGTTGCCCGGTTCGGTACGGCGCTGGGTGGTGCGGATGCCGGCGCTCGTGGACTCCCCCACCGCGACGACGGTCGCTCGCCTGGTGGCGGACCGGACCGGCGTTACCGTGAATCCGCACAGCAATACGATGCTGAGTTCCTTCGGGGTGCGGCGCCGCATCGCGGGCCGGTTCGTGCGGGGTCGCATTGCGCTGATCGGCGATGCCGCGCATGAGGTCTCGCCGATCGGCGGCCAGGGGATGAACCTCGGCTGGCTCGACGCCGGGCAACTGGTTCCGCTGATAGTTGCCTCGCTTGCCGGTCGCGACGTGGGCCTGGAACTGCGCCGCTTCAACAGCGAACGGCGCCGGGCAGCCGTAGTCGCCTCACGCCAGGCTCACGTCAACATGCTGCTGGGACGGCCGATGCCGCCGTCGTTATTGTCCGCCCGTAACCGCATCCTGGGCCGGGTCGCGGGGATTCCGGCGGTACACGACGCCGTCGCGCGAACGTTCACGATGCACTGA
- a CDS encoding class I SAM-dependent methyltransferase — translation MFLSHRDLDAVEEMDKPGCDPATLDRTYAQFSLINRFVARWRRMWERQVRPVLSTTRTNTLLDIGSGGGDVPRAFARWAFRDGIRLSITAIDPDERAFAFANSQPTTPGLTFRRAFSSELVAEGEQYDVVTSNHVLHHLSPDELDGLLRDSEFLSTRLALHSDIERTRIGYPLFSLATLPFRGSYIREDGLTSIRRSYLASELRDVVPEGWRVERQFPFRNLLVRRA, via the coding sequence ATGTTCCTGAGCCACCGGGACCTCGACGCCGTCGAGGAGATGGACAAACCCGGCTGTGATCCCGCCACGCTCGACCGCACGTACGCGCAGTTCAGCCTCATCAACCGGTTCGTTGCAAGGTGGCGCCGCATGTGGGAACGGCAGGTGCGTCCGGTGCTCTCAACGACGCGCACCAACACGCTGCTGGACATCGGTTCCGGTGGCGGGGACGTGCCGCGCGCCTTCGCCCGCTGGGCGTTCCGCGACGGCATTCGGCTCAGCATCACGGCCATCGATCCGGACGAGCGCGCCTTCGCCTTCGCCAACAGCCAGCCCACGACGCCGGGACTCACCTTTCGGCGCGCGTTCAGTTCGGAGCTGGTGGCGGAGGGGGAACAATACGACGTCGTCACCTCCAACCATGTGCTGCATCACCTCAGCCCCGACGAGCTGGACGGGCTGCTCCGCGACTCCGAGTTCCTCAGCACACGACTTGCCCTGCACAGCGATATCGAGCGGACAAGGATCGGCTACCCGCTCTTCTCACTCGCCACGCTTCCGTTCCGCGGATCCTATATCCGCGAAGACGGGCTGACGTCGATCCGGCGTAGCTACCTGGCGTCGGAACTGCGCGACGTCGTGCCTGAGGGTTGGCGCGTGGAGCGGCAGTTCCCCTTCCGGAACCTGCTGGTGCGCCGTGCCTGA
- a CDS encoding type III polyketide synthase has product MTVLMRSLETAVPTTVMVQSVVRDVFAAQPGLNRLGKRLVTAAFDSSGIDTRYTAVEELTLERHNEEPLFFDSDTMTILSPGTKARNEVYAEQSTKLFIEAARKALDAAEGVRPEDVTHVVTVSCTGFFNPGPDYKIVRALGLNASAQRFHLGFMGCYAAFPALRAAKSFCDADPNAVVLVVSAELCSLHVRSSNNPDTIVGTSLFADGAAAAIVSARTDIPRPEGSLLSLDFFETTLTPVGEEAMAWNIGDEGFEMVLGTYVPHIIDEHIVEALSPLLERDESLIGKEYRDIEHWAIHPGGRSILDKVQAKLKLSDDQLIPARETLRNYGNMSSATVMFVLKHILEQPPTQADERICSMAFGPGLTVETALLTKTCS; this is encoded by the coding sequence ATGACAGTGCTGATGAGGTCCCTCGAAACCGCCGTTCCGACAACCGTCATGGTTCAGTCCGTAGTGCGGGATGTTTTCGCTGCTCAGCCGGGCCTCAACCGTCTCGGGAAGCGGCTGGTCACAGCGGCCTTCGACTCCTCCGGCATCGACACCCGCTACACCGCCGTCGAAGAACTCACCCTCGAGCGGCATAACGAGGAGCCGCTGTTTTTCGACTCCGACACCATGACGATCCTCAGCCCGGGCACCAAAGCACGCAACGAGGTGTACGCCGAGCAGAGCACCAAGCTCTTCATCGAGGCTGCGCGGAAGGCACTCGACGCCGCCGAGGGCGTGCGTCCGGAAGACGTCACGCATGTGGTCACCGTGTCCTGTACCGGTTTCTTCAACCCGGGACCGGACTACAAGATTGTGCGTGCGCTCGGCCTGAACGCCTCCGCTCAGCGATTCCATCTGGGCTTCATGGGATGCTACGCGGCCTTCCCGGCCCTGCGCGCTGCGAAGTCGTTCTGCGACGCGGACCCGAACGCCGTGGTCCTGGTGGTGAGCGCCGAGCTGTGTTCGCTGCACGTCCGGTCTTCCAACAATCCGGACACCATTGTGGGCACGTCGCTCTTCGCCGACGGCGCCGCCGCCGCAATCGTCAGCGCACGCACTGACATTCCGCGTCCCGAGGGCAGCCTGCTGAGCCTGGACTTTTTCGAAACCACGCTCACCCCGGTCGGCGAGGAGGCGATGGCATGGAACATCGGTGACGAGGGTTTCGAGATGGTGCTCGGGACATACGTGCCGCACATCATCGATGAGCACATCGTCGAAGCCCTCAGCCCTCTGCTGGAGCGGGATGAGTCCCTGATCGGCAAGGAATACCGGGACATCGAGCACTGGGCCATCCACCCCGGCGGCCGCAGCATCCTCGACAAGGTGCAGGCCAAACTCAAGCTTAGCGATGACCAGCTGATTCCTGCCCGGGAAACCCTCCGCAACTACGGCAACATGAGCAGCGCCACCGTGATGTTCGTGCTGAAACACATCCTCGAACAGCCTCCAACACAAGCAGACGAGCGCATCTGCTCCATGGCCTTCGGTCCTGGCCTGACCGTCGAAACCGCCCTGCTCACCAAGACATGTTCCTGA
- a CDS encoding SDR family oxidoreductase, with protein MTLGSLEGRSVLITGAGGLGIGRGMVESALAAGAQVVGVDLSSENAQRLSETFPQVRCLVGDIADEDQVERIFAEAGPVDALINSAGIGLVKPFYEVEVSEYDRVHDIDVRGTWLMCRAFTRQLLQRNAAGSIVNVSSVHGSATTEGFAIYAAAKAAVEGLTRGIAIDLGASGVRCNAVAPGYVPSEGGAGLPEEYSDEHRKLVDREVNDFQVLNRLMEGRDMGDAAVFLLSDAARGVTGQTLLVDSGLTLRLYNKSHTQVQR; from the coding sequence GTGACGTTAGGCAGTCTTGAGGGTCGTTCGGTACTGATCACCGGAGCCGGAGGGCTCGGCATCGGCCGCGGCATGGTCGAGTCAGCCCTCGCCGCGGGCGCCCAGGTGGTGGGAGTGGACCTCTCGTCGGAGAACGCACAACGGCTTTCCGAGACTTTCCCGCAGGTCCGGTGCCTCGTCGGTGACATTGCCGACGAGGATCAGGTCGAGCGGATCTTCGCGGAAGCAGGTCCCGTGGATGCGCTCATCAACAGCGCCGGGATCGGGCTGGTCAAACCCTTCTACGAGGTGGAAGTTTCCGAGTATGACCGCGTCCATGACATCGATGTGCGCGGCACCTGGCTCATGTGCCGTGCATTCACGCGGCAATTGCTCCAGAGAAACGCCGCCGGGTCGATCGTCAACGTCTCATCAGTGCACGGATCGGCCACGACCGAGGGCTTCGCAATCTACGCCGCGGCAAAAGCAGCCGTTGAGGGCCTGACCCGCGGAATCGCGATCGACCTGGGTGCGTCTGGCGTTCGCTGCAATGCCGTAGCGCCCGGATATGTTCCCTCCGAGGGTGGAGCCGGGCTTCCGGAGGAGTACTCCGATGAACACCGGAAGCTCGTGGACAGGGAAGTGAACGACTTCCAGGTGCTCAACCGCCTCATGGAAGGACGCGACATGGGTGATGCCGCAGTGTTCCTGCTCTCGGATGCTGCGCGAGGCGTCACCGGACAAACGCTGCTGGTTGACTCCGGTCTCACCCTTCGCCTCTACAACAAGTCCCACACGCAGGTACAGCGTTAG
- a CDS encoding Tex family protein → MIAPVISSPTLFEQLAEELGVQQWQVRAAVELLDSGSTVPFIARYRKEVTGTLDDAQLRELEERLRYLRELQDRRAAVLEAIEAQGKLTDELRAAVVGAATKARLEDIYLPFKTKRRTKAQIAREAGLEPLADSLLADPSQDPSAEAARYLNDAVPTPEDALAGARALLVERAGLDPDLLDELRERLWKQGRLRSQVVAGKEAGGQKFADYFDFSQSPSAMPSHRVLALLRGEKEGVLQLTLVEGEANDDDDAALRARRRFENSVAAFLGVADHGRPADAWLMQTVQQAWRRLLAKLSIDLRVRLFMDAETEAVRVFAANLRDVLLAAPAGSRTTIGLDPGLRTGVKVAVVDGTGKVLETATIYPHAPAKKWDDSLATLSRMVTSHGVELIAIGNGTASRETDKLASELISLLPERTLQKLVVSEAGASVYSASALASAELPELDVSLRGAVSIARRLQDPLAELVKIDPKSIGVGQYQHDVTPTKLERSLDAVIEDCVNAVGVDVNTASPSLLTRVAGVGTLLSGNIVAHRDQHGPFARRADLLKVPRLGAKAFEQCAGFLRITGGDEPLDASSVHPEAYPVARRMVNDAGGSLRSLDLARYVDDAIGLPTLQDILAELEKPGRDPRPAFVTASFADVEKISDLRPGMIIDGVVTNVAAFGAFVDVGVHQDGLVHVSAMANRFVSDPHEIVKSGQVVKVKVIEADPDRKRISLSLRLDDDGAGQPGRSGSGRRTDGGQPGREPRGGGEDRRRRSSGKPGGNGAQSGDAKPGGNGKPGGNGAQNGNGKAGGNGKPGESGRSRGNGSRGGAKPAPANGAMAEALRAAGLVPKD, encoded by the coding sequence GTGATCGCACCAGTTATATCCAGCCCAACGTTGTTCGAACAACTCGCAGAAGAACTCGGCGTCCAGCAGTGGCAGGTAAGGGCTGCCGTCGAACTCCTCGACAGCGGCTCAACTGTTCCCTTCATTGCGCGCTACCGCAAGGAAGTCACGGGCACGCTCGACGATGCCCAGCTGCGCGAGTTGGAGGAGCGCCTCCGCTACCTGCGTGAACTTCAGGACCGCCGGGCCGCTGTGCTTGAGGCGATTGAGGCGCAGGGCAAGCTCACGGATGAGCTGCGTGCCGCCGTCGTCGGCGCCGCCACCAAGGCTCGGCTGGAGGACATCTACCTACCCTTCAAGACCAAACGGCGCACCAAGGCGCAGATCGCCCGCGAGGCGGGCCTCGAGCCGCTGGCCGACAGCCTGCTCGCGGACCCGTCGCAGGATCCCTCCGCGGAGGCGGCGCGCTACCTGAACGACGCCGTTCCCACCCCCGAGGACGCCCTCGCCGGTGCGCGGGCGCTCCTCGTGGAACGCGCAGGGTTGGATCCTGACCTCCTCGACGAGCTCCGCGAGCGCCTCTGGAAGCAGGGCCGCCTGCGGTCTCAGGTTGTGGCCGGAAAGGAAGCCGGGGGCCAGAAGTTCGCCGACTACTTCGATTTCTCCCAGTCACCGTCTGCCATGCCGTCCCACCGCGTGCTCGCGCTGCTGCGCGGCGAGAAGGAGGGCGTGCTGCAGTTGACGCTCGTGGAGGGAGAAGCGAACGACGACGACGACGCCGCCCTCCGCGCCCGGCGCCGCTTCGAGAACTCGGTGGCCGCGTTCCTTGGCGTAGCGGATCATGGCCGTCCTGCAGACGCATGGCTGATGCAGACCGTACAGCAGGCCTGGCGGCGCCTGCTCGCGAAGCTTTCGATCGACCTGCGGGTGCGCTTGTTCATGGACGCCGAAACCGAAGCGGTGCGCGTCTTCGCAGCGAACCTGCGGGACGTGCTGCTCGCTGCCCCCGCCGGCAGCCGAACGACCATCGGGCTGGACCCCGGTCTGCGAACGGGAGTGAAGGTCGCCGTCGTCGATGGCACGGGCAAGGTCCTCGAGACCGCAACCATCTACCCGCATGCACCCGCGAAGAAGTGGGACGACTCGTTGGCCACGCTCTCGCGCATGGTTACGAGCCACGGCGTCGAACTCATCGCCATCGGCAACGGCACGGCCTCACGGGAGACCGACAAACTGGCGTCCGAACTGATCTCACTGCTGCCGGAACGGACGCTGCAGAAACTCGTGGTTTCGGAGGCGGGGGCGTCCGTGTACTCAGCGTCCGCGCTCGCGTCCGCTGAACTACCCGAGCTCGATGTGTCGCTGCGCGGCGCGGTGTCCATCGCGCGGCGGCTGCAGGATCCACTGGCTGAGCTCGTGAAGATCGATCCGAAGTCGATCGGAGTTGGCCAGTACCAGCACGATGTCACGCCGACCAAGCTTGAGCGCTCGCTCGATGCAGTGATCGAGGACTGCGTGAACGCTGTCGGCGTGGATGTGAATACGGCGTCACCATCGCTGCTCACCCGTGTTGCCGGCGTTGGGACTTTGCTGAGCGGGAACATCGTGGCGCATCGGGACCAGCACGGCCCCTTCGCCCGCCGTGCCGACCTGCTCAAGGTGCCGCGGCTGGGCGCGAAGGCGTTCGAGCAGTGCGCCGGCTTTCTGCGGATCACCGGTGGTGACGAACCGTTGGACGCCTCCAGCGTGCACCCGGAGGCTTACCCGGTGGCGCGACGCATGGTGAACGACGCCGGCGGGTCGCTCCGCTCGCTGGACCTCGCCCGGTACGTGGATGACGCGATCGGGTTGCCCACGCTTCAGGACATCCTCGCGGAGCTTGAAAAGCCGGGACGCGACCCGCGGCCTGCATTCGTGACGGCGTCCTTCGCCGACGTCGAGAAGATTTCCGACCTGCGTCCGGGAATGATCATTGACGGCGTGGTGACCAACGTTGCCGCATTCGGGGCATTCGTCGATGTTGGAGTGCACCAGGACGGGCTGGTTCACGTGTCCGCAATGGCAAACCGGTTCGTCAGCGACCCGCACGAGATCGTGAAGTCCGGTCAGGTGGTCAAGGTGAAGGTGATCGAGGCTGATCCGGACAGGAAGCGGATCTCGCTTTCGCTTCGCCTGGACGACGACGGCGCGGGGCAGCCCGGGCGGTCAGGTTCCGGGCGGCGCACCGACGGCGGGCAGCCCGGACGTGAGCCGCGCGGGGGAGGGGAGGACCGGCGTCGTCGTTCTTCCGGTAAGCCCGGCGGTAATGGTGCCCAAAGCGGTGACGCCAAGCCGGGCGGTAACGGCAAACCGGGCGGTAACGGCGCCCAAAACGGAAACGGCAAGGCGGGCGGTAACGGCAAGCCTGGCGAATCTGGCAGGTCCAGGGGTAACGGTTCCCGCGGTGGCGCGAAGCCCGCTCCGGCAAACGGGGCGATGGCGGAGGCGCTCCGGGCGGCGGGTCTCGTGCCGAAGGACTAG